A window of the Salarias fasciatus chromosome 7, fSalaFa1.1, whole genome shotgun sequence genome harbors these coding sequences:
- the mlc1 gene encoding membrane protein MLC1 isoform X1, which produces MQRDDLSAREEFTYSPVSTLERGSGTLGRRGDRGLERRGERDRPERDSYTVDVRASDLQLAQPEPLKHPCFSYRAWLYSVLIGGSLLITSGFSLYLGNVFPVAMDYLRCAAGSGIPAAIASFAIAKNRHVAVSDFQVVYVSTFAVTTTCLVWFGCKLVLNPSAVNINFNLILMILLEVLMASTVILSARSAEDCCCHRKSYDRPVVIKPAVFPTRLLKAYSVVEVIVGISAVFGGIIALNMDALLPGPYLSVTFFWILVACFPSAIASHVVSEYPNKCLVEVLIAISSVTSPLLFSASGFLSCSVISFIEIFLHDVPTAKQSYDILLLILMALLLVQAILTSATVVHCAKYKSHLRMGAPECDDNMHNSTHYCEQQASNGMLQDFDKDRAWKAVVVQMAQ; this is translated from the exons ATGCAGCGCGACGACCTTTCGGCCAGAGAGGAGTTCACCTACAGCCCCGTGTCCACCCTGGAGAGGGGCAGCGGCACGCTGGGACGGCGGGGCGACAGAGGactggagaggaggggggagcggGACAGGCCCGAGCGGGACAGCTACACGGTGGACGTGAGGGCCAGTGACCTGCAGCTGGCCCAGCCGGAGCCTCTAAAGCACCCCTGCTTCAGCTACAGGGCCTGGCTCTACAGTGTCCTCAtaggg GGCAGTCTGCTCATCACATCAGGTTTCTCTTTGTACCTGGGAAATGTGTTTCCTGTTGCCATGGACTACCTGCGCTGTGCTGCAGGCTCC GGGATTCCTGCAGCAATCGCGAGTTTTGCAATTGCCAAGAACAGACATGTTGCA GTATCAGATTTCCAGGTGGTCTACGTGTCGACATTTGCTGTTACAACCACTTGCCTGGTTTGGTTTGGCTGCAAACTGGTCCTGAACCCCTCTGCTGTCAAT ATCAACTTTAACCTCATCTTGATGATTCTGCTGGAGGTGTTGATGGCCAGCACTGTCATCCTGTCAGCCCGCTCTgcagaggactgctgctgccacaggaag TCCTATGACAGACCTGTGGTTATTAAACCTGCAGTATTCCCCACTCGACTCCTGAAGGCATATTCA GTGGTTGAAGTCATTGTGGGAATCTCCGCTGTATTCGGAGGCATTATCGCGCTCAACATGGACGCTCTGCTGCCAGGCCCCTACTTGTCGGTCACATTTTTCTGGATTCTCGTCGCT TGCTTTCCCAGCGCTATTGCCAGTCACGTGGTGTCAGAATACCCCAACAAATGTCTG GTGGAGGTGCTGATTGCCATCAGCAGCGTGACGTCTCCCCTGCTCTTTTCAGCCTCCGGCTTCCTGTCTTGCAGTGTGATCAGCTTTATTGAAATTTTCTTGCATGATGTACCTACAGCCAAG caaTCCTACgacatcctgctgctgattCTGATGGCGCTGCTGCTCGTGCAGGCAATTCTTACTTCTGCCACCGTGGTGCACTGTGCCAAGTACAAGAGTCATCTCCGCATGGGGGCTCCAGAGTGTGACGACAACATGCACAATTCAACACATTACTGTGAG CAGCAAGCATCAAATGGTATGCTGCAGGATTTTGACAAAGACAGGGCCTGGAAGGCCGTCGTGGTCCAAATGGCTCAATGA
- the mlc1 gene encoding membrane protein MLC1 isoform X2: MQRDDLSAREEFTYSPVSTLERGSGTLGRRGDRGLERRGERDRPERDSYTVDVRASDLQLAQPEPLKHPCFSYRAWLYSVLIGGSLLITSGFSLYLGNVFPVAMDYLRCAAGSGIPAAIASFAIAKNRHVAVSDFQVVYVSTFAVTTTCLVWFGCKLVLNPSAVNINFNLILMILLEVLMASTVILSARSAEDCCCHRKSYDRPVVIKPAVFPTRLLKAYSVVEVIVGISAVFGGIIALNMDALLPGPYLSVTFFWILVACFPSAIASHVVSEYPNKCLVEVLIAISSVTSPLLFSASGFLSCSVISFIEIFLHDVPTAKQSYDILLLILMALLLVQAILTSATVVHCAKYKSHLRMGAPECDDNMHNSTHYCEQASNGMLQDFDKDRAWKAVVVQMAQ, translated from the exons ATGCAGCGCGACGACCTTTCGGCCAGAGAGGAGTTCACCTACAGCCCCGTGTCCACCCTGGAGAGGGGCAGCGGCACGCTGGGACGGCGGGGCGACAGAGGactggagaggaggggggagcggGACAGGCCCGAGCGGGACAGCTACACGGTGGACGTGAGGGCCAGTGACCTGCAGCTGGCCCAGCCGGAGCCTCTAAAGCACCCCTGCTTCAGCTACAGGGCCTGGCTCTACAGTGTCCTCAtaggg GGCAGTCTGCTCATCACATCAGGTTTCTCTTTGTACCTGGGAAATGTGTTTCCTGTTGCCATGGACTACCTGCGCTGTGCTGCAGGCTCC GGGATTCCTGCAGCAATCGCGAGTTTTGCAATTGCCAAGAACAGACATGTTGCA GTATCAGATTTCCAGGTGGTCTACGTGTCGACATTTGCTGTTACAACCACTTGCCTGGTTTGGTTTGGCTGCAAACTGGTCCTGAACCCCTCTGCTGTCAAT ATCAACTTTAACCTCATCTTGATGATTCTGCTGGAGGTGTTGATGGCCAGCACTGTCATCCTGTCAGCCCGCTCTgcagaggactgctgctgccacaggaag TCCTATGACAGACCTGTGGTTATTAAACCTGCAGTATTCCCCACTCGACTCCTGAAGGCATATTCA GTGGTTGAAGTCATTGTGGGAATCTCCGCTGTATTCGGAGGCATTATCGCGCTCAACATGGACGCTCTGCTGCCAGGCCCCTACTTGTCGGTCACATTTTTCTGGATTCTCGTCGCT TGCTTTCCCAGCGCTATTGCCAGTCACGTGGTGTCAGAATACCCCAACAAATGTCTG GTGGAGGTGCTGATTGCCATCAGCAGCGTGACGTCTCCCCTGCTCTTTTCAGCCTCCGGCTTCCTGTCTTGCAGTGTGATCAGCTTTATTGAAATTTTCTTGCATGATGTACCTACAGCCAAG caaTCCTACgacatcctgctgctgattCTGATGGCGCTGCTGCTCGTGCAGGCAATTCTTACTTCTGCCACCGTGGTGCACTGTGCCAAGTACAAGAGTCATCTCCGCATGGGGGCTCCAGAGTGTGACGACAACATGCACAATTCAACACATTACTGTGAG CAAGCATCAAATGGTATGCTGCAGGATTTTGACAAAGACAGGGCCTGGAAGGCCGTCGTGGTCCAAATGGCTCAATGA